A single region of the Lysinibacillus sp. B2A1 genome encodes:
- a CDS encoding protein jag, translated as MKQLTQIGATTQEAISLALQKLGKTREQVDVEVLQEGKKGFLGFGARSAEIRVTVKEVQIPIVETEKVEKLNLNQLEEPAVIDDVDTKSSQVSEQPSEIEAVQQVTEEPESSVNPIDEAKAYLVNIAKQLDIHDLDIETTREGKYVLFQLKCEKAALLIGKRGQTLNSLQQLTQLVLNKSAKQFLMVKLDVENYRERRQEALELLADRMADKALRLNQRVAFEPMQSYERKIIHNQLANRLDLETYSEGTEPNRYLVIEPVKNG; from the coding sequence GTGAAACAACTTACGCAAATAGGCGCAACAACACAAGAAGCGATCTCATTGGCGTTACAGAAACTTGGCAAAACCCGTGAACAAGTAGATGTTGAAGTTTTACAAGAAGGTAAAAAAGGATTTTTAGGTTTTGGGGCACGTTCAGCAGAGATACGTGTGACAGTAAAGGAAGTACAGATTCCGATAGTTGAAACAGAGAAGGTAGAAAAGCTAAATCTGAATCAATTGGAGGAACCAGCAGTAATAGATGATGTTGATACAAAAAGTTCACAAGTTTCTGAGCAACCAAGTGAAATCGAAGCAGTTCAACAAGTCACAGAAGAACCAGAGTCCTCAGTTAATCCTATTGATGAGGCAAAAGCTTACTTAGTAAATATCGCTAAGCAATTGGATATCCATGATCTTGACATAGAAACGACACGCGAAGGGAAATATGTATTATTTCAGCTGAAATGTGAGAAAGCTGCACTGCTTATAGGGAAACGTGGTCAAACATTAAATTCTCTACAGCAATTGACACAACTTGTATTAAATAAAAGTGCTAAGCAATTCTTAATGGTGAAATTAGATGTTGAAAACTATCGTGAACGTCGTCAGGAGGCTCTAGAGTTACTAGCAGATCGTATGGCAGATAAAGCACTTCGCTTAAATCAACGTGTAGCATTTGAGCCAATGCAGTCATACGAAAGAAAAATTATTCATAATCAATTGGCAAATCGCCTTGATCTTGAAACATACTCAGAAGGAACGGAGCCAAATCGTTATTTAGTAATTGAACCTGTAAAGAACGGTTAA
- a CDS encoding tRNA uridine-5-carboxymethylaminomethyl(34) synthesis GTPase MnmE produces MEFDTIAAISTPMGEGAIAIVRLSGDEAVAIADKIFRSPGGKSLTTKATHTIHYGHLVDPKTNEVVEEVMLSLMRGPKTFTREDVVEINCHGGLVSVNRVLKLVLTNGARLAEPGEFTKRAFLNGRIDLSQAEAVMDLIRAKTDRAMNVALGQMDGKLSRLIGDLRQALLETLAQVEVNIDYPEYDDVEEMTVPVLVEKCTWVRNEIMKLLQTSSQGKILREGLSTVILGRPNVGKSSLLNSLVQENKAIVTDIAGTTRDIIEEYVNVRGVPLRLVDTAGIRETEDIVERIGVERSREALRGADLILFVLNYADELTAEDERLFETIKTMDYIVIVNKTDLPQKIDITRVKELAGGHRIVTTSLLQEEGITELEEAIAALFFEGQIEAGDLTYVSNARHIALLHQAQATVEDALAAAQAGVPVDMVQIDVTRTWEILGEIIGDTVQESLINQLFSQFCLGK; encoded by the coding sequence ATGGAGTTTGATACAATTGCTGCGATATCCACACCAATGGGTGAGGGAGCCATAGCTATTGTCCGATTAAGTGGAGATGAAGCAGTGGCAATTGCAGATAAAATATTCAGATCGCCTGGTGGAAAAAGCTTAACAACGAAGGCTACACATACGATTCATTATGGGCATTTAGTCGATCCTAAAACAAATGAGGTTGTAGAGGAAGTAATGCTGTCATTAATGCGTGGACCAAAAACATTCACGCGTGAGGATGTAGTAGAAATAAATTGTCATGGTGGTCTTGTTTCTGTAAACAGAGTATTGAAATTAGTTTTAACGAATGGCGCAAGATTAGCAGAGCCAGGTGAATTTACAAAACGAGCATTTTTAAATGGACGTATTGATTTATCGCAAGCTGAAGCGGTAATGGATTTAATAAGAGCTAAGACAGACCGAGCGATGAATGTGGCTTTAGGCCAAATGGATGGGAAATTGTCGCGTTTAATAGGTGATTTACGTCAAGCATTACTAGAGACATTAGCACAAGTAGAGGTTAATATAGATTATCCTGAGTATGATGATGTAGAAGAGATGACAGTACCTGTATTAGTAGAAAAATGTACGTGGGTACGTAATGAAATTATGAAACTTCTGCAAACATCCTCTCAAGGAAAAATACTACGTGAAGGTTTATCTACAGTTATCTTAGGTCGCCCAAATGTCGGTAAATCTTCTCTTTTAAATAGTTTAGTCCAAGAGAATAAGGCCATTGTGACAGATATTGCAGGGACAACTCGTGATATTATAGAGGAGTACGTCAATGTACGTGGTGTACCACTACGTTTAGTGGATACAGCTGGAATTCGTGAAACAGAGGATATCGTTGAACGAATTGGAGTAGAACGCTCTCGTGAAGCTTTACGTGGAGCGGATTTAATTTTGTTTGTATTAAATTATGCTGATGAATTGACTGCCGAAGATGAACGTTTATTCGAAACAATTAAGACAATGGATTACATCGTCATTGTCAATAAAACAGATTTACCACAGAAAATTGATATAACCCGCGTAAAAGAGTTAGCGGGTGGTCATCGTATTGTGACAACTTCTCTTTTACAAGAAGAAGGTATCACGGAATTAGAGGAAGCAATTGCAGCGCTATTTTTTGAAGGACAAATCGAAGCGGGCGATTTAACATATGTATCAAATGCAAGACACATTGCATTATTGCATCAAGCACAAGCAACGGTTGAGGATGCATTAGCTGCTGCACAAGCAGGTGTACCAGTAGATATGGTACAAATTGATGTAACAAGAACTTGGGAAATACTTGGCGAAATTATTGGTGACACTGTACAGGAAAGCCTAATTAATCAGCTATTTTCACAGTTCTGCTTAGGAAAATAA